A section of the Drosophila subobscura isolate 14011-0131.10 chromosome A, UCBerk_Dsub_1.0, whole genome shotgun sequence genome encodes:
- the LOC117897923 gene encoding poly(ADP-ribose) glycohydrolase isoform X1: protein MELDMEEAAVGSPGAEAKTGMAAEPAGDSPPKVEKVNKVEKESANGTGSMSGPPSPEQTWRGVPIEDIHRGLPLFQLEHMGAVSPNSLHRVMHKHPIRESIEVPPRPFKGAGKWDSDHVRLPCAPESKYPRENGDGSTTIGSRWEMIERALLQPIASSEQLQDAILSYNTTYKGKWNFRALHQLLEEELDESETKVFFEDLLPRIIRLALRLPDIVQASLPLLKQHTNGTITLTQQQISCLLANAFLCTYPRRNTLKPKSEYSTFPDINFNRLYQSSGAAVLEKLKCIMHYFRRVCPTERDGSNVPTGCVTFLRRSIEPDQTTIWNEVTKPLGDVPLHVNAAGTIEDQGVGLLQVDFANKYLGGGVLGHGCVQEEIRFVICPELLVSKLFTESLRPTEALMVLGAERYSNYTGYASTFAWSGNHEDLTPRDSSRRRQTAIVAIDALQFAHARHQYWEDLVERELNKAHSGFMHALSSEPPGVATGNWGCGAFGGDARLKSLLQLMVCATLRRPLAYYTFGNVRLRDELHEMWQLFRREGTTVRQLWTVLRRFDDSLRTNSLSSSQPAPMPNLYDFIRDELKKKTPPSSSGSTPKPNKKLISASKEQSPDLFSSLDDSTCSPAALLLSDDEEANAMMMAASLEATPSVESSLAGAGAGTGAGAGAAASVAAAAVTVAVAAAGGGSPPAGAKMRQLSLLDMLDSHYDQGQASKRPRPSHSGTTGQGPVKSRKENDDDGEATAC from the exons ATGGAGTTGGACATGGAGGAGGCGGCTGTCGGCAGCCCTGGCGCGGAGGCCAAGACCGGCATGGCAGCAGAACCAGCCGGCGATTCGCCGCCCAAAGTGGAGAAAGTGAACAAAGTGGAGAAAGAATCGGCAAATG GTACAGGCTCGATGTCGGGTCCACCATCGCCGGAGCAGACTTGGCGAGGCGTGCCCATTGAGGACATACACCGCGGGCTACCGCTTTTCCAGCTGGAGCATATGGGTGCCGTTTCACCCAATAGCTTGCACCGCGTGATGCACAAGCATCCCATACGCGAGTCGATCGAGGTGCCGCCCCGTCCATTCAAGGGCGCCGGCAAATGGGACTCGGACCATGTGCGTCTGCCCTGCGCACCGGAGAGCAAATATCCACGCGAGAATGGCGATGGCAGCACAACGATCGGTTCCCGCTGGGAGATGATCGAGCGGGCACTGCTGCAGCCGATtgccagcagcgagcagctcCAGGATGCGATACTCTCCTACAACACAACGTACAAGGGCAAGTGGAACTTTCGTGCGTTGCACCAGCTgctcgaggaggagctggacgagAGCGAGACGAAGGTGTTCTTCGAGGATCTCCTGCCACGCATCATCCGTCTGGCCCTGCGTCTGCCCGACATCGTGCAGGCCTCCCTGCCACTGCTCAAACAGCATACGAACGGCACGATCACGCTCACCCAGCAGCAGATCTCGTGCCTGCTGGCCAATGCCTTTCTGTGTACCTATCCGCGCCGCAACACCCTCAAGCCCAAATCGGAGTACAGCACCTTCCCCGACATCAACTTCAATAG GCTCTATCAATCCTCGGGCGCGGCAGTGCTGGAGAAGCTCAAGTGCATTATGCACTATTTCCGTCGCGTCTGCCCCACGGAACGGGACGGCAGCAATGTGCCCACCGGCTGTGTGACATTTCTGCGTCGCAGCATCGAGCCGGACCAAACGACGATTTGGAATGAAGTGACAAAACCATTGGGCGACGTGCCGTTGCACGTGAATGCGGCTGGCACGATTGAGGATCAGGGCGTGGGCCTGCTGCAGGTGGACTTTGCCAACAAGTATTTGGGCGGCGGCGTGCTCGGTCATGGCTGTGTGCAGGAGGAGATTCGCTTTGTCATTTGCCCGGAACTGCTGGTAAGCAAACTCTTCACGGAGTCCCTTCGTCCCACTGAGGCGCTGATGGTGCTGGGTGCGGAGCGCTATAGCAATTACACCGGCTATGCCAGCACCTTCGCCTGGTCCGGCAATCACGAGGATCTAACGCCGCGCGACAGTTCCAGACGCCGCCAGACGGCGATTGTGGCCATCGATGCGCTGCAGTTTGCCCATGCCAGACATCAGTATTGGGAAGATCTAGTGGAGCGGGAACTGAACAAGGCCCACAGCGGATTCATGCACGCGCTGTCCAGCGAGCCACCGGGCGTGGCCACCGGCAACTGGGGCTGCGGTGCCTTTGGCGGCGATGCTCGTCTcaagtcgctgctgcagctgatggtTTGTGCCACTTTGCGCCGCCCACTGGCCTACTACACCTTCGGCAACGTTCGGCTGCGCGACGAGCTGCACGAGATGTGGCAACTGTTCCGCAGAGAGGGCACCACCGTGCGTCAGCTATGGACCGTGCTGCGCCGTTTCGACGACAGTCTACGCACCAACTCATTGTCAtcgagccagccagcccccatGCCGAACCTCTATGACTTTATACGGGATGAGCTGAAGAAAAAGACGCCGCCATCATCATCGGGTTCGACTCCAAAGCCGAACAAGAAGCTGATCAGCGCCAGTAAGGAACAAAGTCCAGATCTGTTTAGCTCGCTTGACGACTCGACATGCTCGCCGGCCGCCCTTCTGCTCTCCGACGATGAAGAGGCGAATGCCATGATGATGGCCGCCAGCCTGGAGGCAACGCCCAGCGTCGAGAGCAGcctggcaggagcaggagcaggaacaggcgcaggagcaggagcagcagcatccgtggcagcagcagcagtcacagttgcagtagcagcagcaggtggaggcTCGCCACCAGCTGGTGCTAAAATGCGACAGCTGTCGCTACTGGATATGCTGGACAGCCACTACGATCAGGGCCAGGCCTCGAAGCGTCCGCGTCCATCACACAGTGGCACCACAGGCCAAGGCCCGGTCAAGAGTCGCAAGGAAAATGATGACGATGGAGAGGCCACAGCATGTTGA
- the LOC117897923 gene encoding poly(ADP-ribose) glycohydrolase isoform X2: MELDMEEAAVGSPGAEAKTGMAAEPAGDSPPKVEKVNKVEKESANGSMSGPPSPEQTWRGVPIEDIHRGLPLFQLEHMGAVSPNSLHRVMHKHPIRESIEVPPRPFKGAGKWDSDHVRLPCAPESKYPRENGDGSTTIGSRWEMIERALLQPIASSEQLQDAILSYNTTYKGKWNFRALHQLLEEELDESETKVFFEDLLPRIIRLALRLPDIVQASLPLLKQHTNGTITLTQQQISCLLANAFLCTYPRRNTLKPKSEYSTFPDINFNRLYQSSGAAVLEKLKCIMHYFRRVCPTERDGSNVPTGCVTFLRRSIEPDQTTIWNEVTKPLGDVPLHVNAAGTIEDQGVGLLQVDFANKYLGGGVLGHGCVQEEIRFVICPELLVSKLFTESLRPTEALMVLGAERYSNYTGYASTFAWSGNHEDLTPRDSSRRRQTAIVAIDALQFAHARHQYWEDLVERELNKAHSGFMHALSSEPPGVATGNWGCGAFGGDARLKSLLQLMVCATLRRPLAYYTFGNVRLRDELHEMWQLFRREGTTVRQLWTVLRRFDDSLRTNSLSSSQPAPMPNLYDFIRDELKKKTPPSSSGSTPKPNKKLISASKEQSPDLFSSLDDSTCSPAALLLSDDEEANAMMMAASLEATPSVESSLAGAGAGTGAGAGAAASVAAAAVTVAVAAAGGGSPPAGAKMRQLSLLDMLDSHYDQGQASKRPRPSHSGTTGQGPVKSRKENDDDGEATAC, encoded by the exons ATGGAGTTGGACATGGAGGAGGCGGCTGTCGGCAGCCCTGGCGCGGAGGCCAAGACCGGCATGGCAGCAGAACCAGCCGGCGATTCGCCGCCCAAAGTGGAGAAAGTGAACAAAGTGGAGAAAGAATCGGCAAATG GCTCGATGTCGGGTCCACCATCGCCGGAGCAGACTTGGCGAGGCGTGCCCATTGAGGACATACACCGCGGGCTACCGCTTTTCCAGCTGGAGCATATGGGTGCCGTTTCACCCAATAGCTTGCACCGCGTGATGCACAAGCATCCCATACGCGAGTCGATCGAGGTGCCGCCCCGTCCATTCAAGGGCGCCGGCAAATGGGACTCGGACCATGTGCGTCTGCCCTGCGCACCGGAGAGCAAATATCCACGCGAGAATGGCGATGGCAGCACAACGATCGGTTCCCGCTGGGAGATGATCGAGCGGGCACTGCTGCAGCCGATtgccagcagcgagcagctcCAGGATGCGATACTCTCCTACAACACAACGTACAAGGGCAAGTGGAACTTTCGTGCGTTGCACCAGCTgctcgaggaggagctggacgagAGCGAGACGAAGGTGTTCTTCGAGGATCTCCTGCCACGCATCATCCGTCTGGCCCTGCGTCTGCCCGACATCGTGCAGGCCTCCCTGCCACTGCTCAAACAGCATACGAACGGCACGATCACGCTCACCCAGCAGCAGATCTCGTGCCTGCTGGCCAATGCCTTTCTGTGTACCTATCCGCGCCGCAACACCCTCAAGCCCAAATCGGAGTACAGCACCTTCCCCGACATCAACTTCAATAG GCTCTATCAATCCTCGGGCGCGGCAGTGCTGGAGAAGCTCAAGTGCATTATGCACTATTTCCGTCGCGTCTGCCCCACGGAACGGGACGGCAGCAATGTGCCCACCGGCTGTGTGACATTTCTGCGTCGCAGCATCGAGCCGGACCAAACGACGATTTGGAATGAAGTGACAAAACCATTGGGCGACGTGCCGTTGCACGTGAATGCGGCTGGCACGATTGAGGATCAGGGCGTGGGCCTGCTGCAGGTGGACTTTGCCAACAAGTATTTGGGCGGCGGCGTGCTCGGTCATGGCTGTGTGCAGGAGGAGATTCGCTTTGTCATTTGCCCGGAACTGCTGGTAAGCAAACTCTTCACGGAGTCCCTTCGTCCCACTGAGGCGCTGATGGTGCTGGGTGCGGAGCGCTATAGCAATTACACCGGCTATGCCAGCACCTTCGCCTGGTCCGGCAATCACGAGGATCTAACGCCGCGCGACAGTTCCAGACGCCGCCAGACGGCGATTGTGGCCATCGATGCGCTGCAGTTTGCCCATGCCAGACATCAGTATTGGGAAGATCTAGTGGAGCGGGAACTGAACAAGGCCCACAGCGGATTCATGCACGCGCTGTCCAGCGAGCCACCGGGCGTGGCCACCGGCAACTGGGGCTGCGGTGCCTTTGGCGGCGATGCTCGTCTcaagtcgctgctgcagctgatggtTTGTGCCACTTTGCGCCGCCCACTGGCCTACTACACCTTCGGCAACGTTCGGCTGCGCGACGAGCTGCACGAGATGTGGCAACTGTTCCGCAGAGAGGGCACCACCGTGCGTCAGCTATGGACCGTGCTGCGCCGTTTCGACGACAGTCTACGCACCAACTCATTGTCAtcgagccagccagcccccatGCCGAACCTCTATGACTTTATACGGGATGAGCTGAAGAAAAAGACGCCGCCATCATCATCGGGTTCGACTCCAAAGCCGAACAAGAAGCTGATCAGCGCCAGTAAGGAACAAAGTCCAGATCTGTTTAGCTCGCTTGACGACTCGACATGCTCGCCGGCCGCCCTTCTGCTCTCCGACGATGAAGAGGCGAATGCCATGATGATGGCCGCCAGCCTGGAGGCAACGCCCAGCGTCGAGAGCAGcctggcaggagcaggagcaggaacaggcgcaggagcaggagcagcagcatccgtggcagcagcagcagtcacagttgcagtagcagcagcaggtggaggcTCGCCACCAGCTGGTGCTAAAATGCGACAGCTGTCGCTACTGGATATGCTGGACAGCCACTACGATCAGGGCCAGGCCTCGAAGCGTCCGCGTCCATCACACAGTGGCACCACAGGCCAAGGCCCGGTCAAGAGTCGCAAGGAAAATGATGACGATGGAGAGGCCACAGCATGTTGA
- the LOC117897936 gene encoding probable insulin-like peptide 7 isoform X2 translates to MGQPLTGVGPSNWTLCGAVLLFILQLFQTSDALHHTEEGLELLFRERSQSDWENVWHQETHSRCRDKLIRQLYWACEKDIYRLTRRNRKRTGNDEAWLKQSSATKPGTPPSTWLHVNYANMFLRTRRSNAPSITNECCTKAGCTWEEYAEYCPSNKRRNHY, encoded by the exons ATGGGCCAACCACTGACTGGCGTTGGTCCCAGCAACTGGACGCTGTGCGGCGCCGTACTGCTCTTCATTCTGCAGCTATTCCAAACCTCCGATGCACTGCATCACACCGAGGAGGGGCTCGAGTTGCTCTTTCGTGAACG CTCACAATCGGACTGGGAGAATGTGTGGCATCAGGAGACGCATTCCCGTTGCCGGGACAAGCTCATCCGTCAGCTGTACTGGGCCTGCGAGAAGGACATCTATCGTCTGACGCGACGCAATCGCAAGCGGACGGGCAACGATGAGGCCTGGCTCAAGCAGAGCTCCGCCACGAAAC CGGGAACGCCACCATCGACTTGGCTGCATGTCAACTATGCCAATATGTTCCTGAGGACACGTCGCTCCAACGCTCCATCGATCACCAATGAATGCTGCACCAAGGCTGGCTGCACCTGGGAGGAGTATGCCGAATATTGTCCCTCCAACAAGCGGCGCAATCATTATTGA
- the LOC117897936 gene encoding probable insulin-like peptide 7 isoform X1: MGQPLTGVGPSNWTLCGAVLLFILQLFQTSDALHHTEEGLELLFRERSQSDWENVWHQETHSRCRDKLIRQLYWACEKDIYRLTRRNRKRTGNDEAWLKQSSATKRESKDEPWSRPSPSLQILSAGTPPSTWLHVNYANMFLRTRRSNAPSITNECCTKAGCTWEEYAEYCPSNKRRNHY; encoded by the exons ATGGGCCAACCACTGACTGGCGTTGGTCCCAGCAACTGGACGCTGTGCGGCGCCGTACTGCTCTTCATTCTGCAGCTATTCCAAACCTCCGATGCACTGCATCACACCGAGGAGGGGCTCGAGTTGCTCTTTCGTGAACG CTCACAATCGGACTGGGAGAATGTGTGGCATCAGGAGACGCATTCCCGTTGCCGGGACAAGCTCATCCGTCAGCTGTACTGGGCCTGCGAGAAGGACATCTATCGTCTGACGCGACGCAATCGCAAGCGGACGGGCAACGATGAGGCCTGGCTCAAGCAGAGCTCCGCCACGAAACGTGAGTCCAAAGATGAGCCCTGGAGCCGGCCAAGTCCTTCACTGCAAATACTTTCAGCGGGAACGCCACCATCGACTTGGCTGCATGTCAACTATGCCAATATGTTCCTGAGGACACGTCGCTCCAACGCTCCATCGATCACCAATGAATGCTGCACCAAGGCTGGCTGCACCTGGGAGGAGTATGCCGAATATTGTCCCTCCAACAAGCGGCGCAATCATTATTGA
- the LOC117896506 gene encoding uncharacterized protein LOC117896506, with product MNVNWNSVNDCAHFNFWRDFREVFAGEGIGLLKLVNSAADAWQGLTPNQKKQFEKKEYVAEREAELKRVRSGESVSAVLEQRRNAFRQLALSGQAKYEAEFKKVNLKWDKTEFGADGAQCKGHDAPLFNFRSCFSGVFKLFFGKCRPNPNGPQ from the exons ATGAACGTGAACTGGAACTCAGTCAACGATTGCGCCCACTTCAATTTCTGGCGCGACTTTCGTGAAGTCTTTGCCGGGGAAGGCATTGGGCTATTGAAACTGGTGAACAGTGCCGCAGATGCCTGGCAGGGTCTAACGCCCAACCAGAAGAAACAGTTCGAGAAG AAAGAGTACGTGGCAGAGCGTGAAGCTGAGTTGAAGCGTGTGAGGAGCGGTGAGTCTGTGTCTGCGGTGTtggagcagaggaggaacGCTTTCCGCCAGCTGGCCCTGAGCGGACAGGCCAAGTACGAGGCAGAGTTCAAGAAGGTCAACCTGAAATGGGACAAGACAGAGTTTGGGGCAGACGGGGCCCAATGCAAGGGGCACGATGCGCCGCTGTTCAATTTTAGATCCTGTTTTAGCGGCGTCTTCAAACTGTTCTTTGGCAAGTGTCGGCCAAATCCAAATGGGCCGcaataa
- the LOC117903035 gene encoding allatostatin-A receptor, translated as MGKSLAVALLLGALISSWPLASEGATSNNMNNMNNYENSTINNSNNNYGNNSSNYPFTNDQHANDSMDYDPDSWPLERIVSTIVPVFFGIIGFAGLLGNGLVILVVVANQQMRSTTNLLIINLAVSDILFVIFCVPFTATDYVLPEWPFGNMWCKFVQYMIVVTCHCSVYTLVLMSFDRFLAVVHPVTSMSLRTERNATLAIMCAWITIVTTAIPVALSHSVRNYQYRGNVGTACVFSTEEEVWSLVGFQVSFFLSSYVAPLTLICFLYMGMLARLWKSAPGCKPSAESRKGKRRVTRMVVVVVLAFAICWLPIHVILVLKALDMYGGSHLSVIIQIISHVVAYTNSCINPILYAFLSDNFRKAFRKVVWCGSPPPLLTNQQVTKTTRTATGNGTSNIEML; from the exons ATGGGCAAGAGCCTGGCCGTGGCCCTATTGTTGGGCGCCCTAATTAGCAGTTGGCCTTTGGCCAGTGAGGGGGCCACAAGCAACAATATGAACAACATGAACAACTATGAAAACAGCaccatcaacaacagcaacaacaactatggCAACAACTCGAGTAATTATCCATTCACAAACGACCAACATGCGAATGATTCGATGGACTATGATCCGGATAGCTGGCCCTTGGAGCGCATTGTATCCACCATAGTGCCCGTCTTTTTTGGCATTATTGGCTTCGCCGGACTCCTCGGCAATGGCCTCGTCATACTGG TTGTGGTTGCCAACCAGCAGATGCGCTCGACCACCAATCTGCTGATTATCAACCTGGCCGTCTCGGATATCCTGTTCGTCATCTTCTGCGTGCCATTCACGGCCACCGACTACGTGCTGCCCGAGTGGCCATTTGGCAATATGTGGTGCAAGTTTGTCCAGTACATGATTGTGGTCACATGCCACTGCAG tgTGTACACATTGGTGCTGATGTCCTTTGATCGCTTCCTGGCCGTTGTGCATCCAGTGACGAGCATGTCGCTGCGCACCGAGCGAAATGCCACGCT CGCCATCATGTGTGCCTGGATAACGATTGTGACGACTGCGATTCCCGTGGCTCTGTCGCATTCGGTTCGCAACTATCAGTATCGCGGCAACGTCGGCACCGCCTGCGTCTTCTCCACGGAGGAGGAGGTCTGGAGTCTCGTTGGCTTTCAG GTTTCCTTCTTCCTGTCTTCGTACGTGGCACCCTTGACGCTGATTTGCTTCCTCTATATGGGCATGCTGGCGCGCCTCTGGAAGAGTGCTCCAGGCTGCAAGCCATCCGCCGAGTCACG CAAGGGCAAGCGACGCGTCACACGAATGGTAGTGGTTGTCGTTTTGGCATTCGCCATATGCTGGCTGCCCATCCAT gtCATACTGGTTTTAAAGGCACTGGACATGTACGGCGGCAGCCACTTGTCGGTCATCATTCAGATCATTTCGCACGTGGTGGCCTACACCAACTCCTGCATCAACCCGATACTCTACGCCTTTCTCTCCGACAACTTCCGCAAGGCATTCCGCAAG GTGGTCTGGTGTGGCAGCCCACCGCCGCTTTTGACCAATCAACAAGTGACCAAGACCACGCGCACTGCAACCGGCAACGGAACGTCCAATATTGAAATGCTCTAA